A genomic region of Tamandua tetradactyla isolate mTamTet1 chromosome 2, mTamTet1.pri, whole genome shotgun sequence contains the following coding sequences:
- the CAVIN4 gene encoding caveolae-associated protein 4 isoform X1 → MVILRLVLYPWNVIFLQRWTTSQMVIKSYPLFHSDHSKRQSMNSKVHQNRLSSVTDDEEQDTALTIVTVLDKVAAIVDSVQASQRRVEERHRQMENAIKSVQIDLLKLSQSHSSTAYAMDKLFEKTQKVSAHIKDVKARVEKQQIHVKNVESKQEEIMKKNKFRVVIFQEEVQCPTSLSIVKDSSPAASQEVGHEGFGAPIDLSSDEEYDVGESRSAQLRKSGKERIDNIKKAFSKENMQKTRQNLDKKVDRIRTRIVTPERRERLRQSGERLRQSGERLRQSGERFKKSISNAAPSREAFKIPNLRKGKDRTVAEGQEGVKAMGVDVLAGSQALGPGTELCPDESSGTEQEQAWPMCPPREGGETTPPEPLRVTFKPQVKVEDDESLLLDLKPSS, encoded by the exons ATGGTAATTCTCAGACTTGTTCTTTACCCCTGGAATGTAATATTTTTGCAAAGATGGACCACTTCACAAATGGTTATCAAGTCATACCCATTGTTTCACAGCGACCACAGCAAACGACAAAGCATGAACTCTAAAG TCCACCAGAACCGCCTGTCGAGCGTTACGGACGATGAGGAGCAGGACACCGCGCTCACCATTGTGACAGTCCTGGACAAGGTAGCCGCCATCGTGGATAGTGTGCAAGCCAGCCAGAGGAGAGTGGAAGAGAGACACAGGCAGATGGAAAACGCCATCAAGTCCGTCCAGATCGACCTGCTGAAGCTTTCACAGTCCCACAGCAGCACAGCCTATGCCATGGACAAGTTGTTTGAAAAAACCCAAAAAGTCAGTGCCCACATTAAAGATGTGAAGGCTCGTGTGGAGAAGCAACAGATTCATGTTAAAAATGTCGAATCCAAGCaagaggaaataatgaagaaaaataaattccgcGTGGTCATATTCCAG GAGGAGGTTCAGTGTCCCACGTCCCTGTCTATCGTTAAAGACAGCAGCCCTGCCGCGAGCCAGGAAGTGGGCCACGAGGGCTTTGGGGCTCCGATTGACCTCTCTTCTGATGAAGAATATGACGTCGGAGAAAGCAGATCTGCTCAGCTCAGGAAGTCGGGCAAGGAGCGCATCGATAATATCAAAAAGGCATTTTCCAAGGAAAACATGCAGAAGACACGGCAGAACTTAGACAAGAAAGTGGACAGGATTAGGACGAGAATAGTGACCCCAGAGAGGCGAGAGAGGCTGAGGCAGTCGGGGGAGAGGCTGAGGCAGTCCGGGGAGAGGCTGAGGCAGTCGGGGGAGAGGTTTAAGAAATCTATTTCTAATGCAGCTCCCTCCAGGGAGGCTTTTAAGATACCTAATCTCAGAAAAGGTAAGGACAGAACGGTGGCAGAGGGGCAGGAGGGCGTCAAGGCGATGGGTGTGGACGTCCTTGCTGGGAGCCAGGCCCTGGGCCCCGGCACCGAGCTCTGTCCCGATGAGTCCAGTGGGACAGAGCAGGAGCAAGCCTGGCCCATGTGTCCTCCTCGCGAAGGAGGGGAAACCACCCCACCTGAGCCTCTAAGAGTTACTTTTAAACCCCAGGTGAAAGTAGAGGATGATGAATCTCTTTTGCTAGATTTAAAGCCATCATCCTAA
- the CAVIN4 gene encoding caveolae-associated protein 4 isoform X2: MEHNGSASNADEVHQNRLSSVTDDEEQDTALTIVTVLDKVAAIVDSVQASQRRVEERHRQMENAIKSVQIDLLKLSQSHSSTAYAMDKLFEKTQKVSAHIKDVKARVEKQQIHVKNVESKQEEIMKKNKFRVVIFQEEVQCPTSLSIVKDSSPAASQEVGHEGFGAPIDLSSDEEYDVGESRSAQLRKSGKERIDNIKKAFSKENMQKTRQNLDKKVDRIRTRIVTPERRERLRQSGERLRQSGERLRQSGERFKKSISNAAPSREAFKIPNLRKGKDRTVAEGQEGVKAMGVDVLAGSQALGPGTELCPDESSGTEQEQAWPMCPPREGGETTPPEPLRVTFKPQVKVEDDESLLLDLKPSS; this comes from the exons ATGGAACATAATGGGTCTGCTTCCAATGCTGATGAAGTCCACCAGAACCGCCTGTCGAGCGTTACGGACGATGAGGAGCAGGACACCGCGCTCACCATTGTGACAGTCCTGGACAAGGTAGCCGCCATCGTGGATAGTGTGCAAGCCAGCCAGAGGAGAGTGGAAGAGAGACACAGGCAGATGGAAAACGCCATCAAGTCCGTCCAGATCGACCTGCTGAAGCTTTCACAGTCCCACAGCAGCACAGCCTATGCCATGGACAAGTTGTTTGAAAAAACCCAAAAAGTCAGTGCCCACATTAAAGATGTGAAGGCTCGTGTGGAGAAGCAACAGATTCATGTTAAAAATGTCGAATCCAAGCaagaggaaataatgaagaaaaataaattccgcGTGGTCATATTCCAG GAGGAGGTTCAGTGTCCCACGTCCCTGTCTATCGTTAAAGACAGCAGCCCTGCCGCGAGCCAGGAAGTGGGCCACGAGGGCTTTGGGGCTCCGATTGACCTCTCTTCTGATGAAGAATATGACGTCGGAGAAAGCAGATCTGCTCAGCTCAGGAAGTCGGGCAAGGAGCGCATCGATAATATCAAAAAGGCATTTTCCAAGGAAAACATGCAGAAGACACGGCAGAACTTAGACAAGAAAGTGGACAGGATTAGGACGAGAATAGTGACCCCAGAGAGGCGAGAGAGGCTGAGGCAGTCGGGGGAGAGGCTGAGGCAGTCCGGGGAGAGGCTGAGGCAGTCGGGGGAGAGGTTTAAGAAATCTATTTCTAATGCAGCTCCCTCCAGGGAGGCTTTTAAGATACCTAATCTCAGAAAAGGTAAGGACAGAACGGTGGCAGAGGGGCAGGAGGGCGTCAAGGCGATGGGTGTGGACGTCCTTGCTGGGAGCCAGGCCCTGGGCCCCGGCACCGAGCTCTGTCCCGATGAGTCCAGTGGGACAGAGCAGGAGCAAGCCTGGCCCATGTGTCCTCCTCGCGAAGGAGGGGAAACCACCCCACCTGAGCCTCTAAGAGTTACTTTTAAACCCCAGGTGAAAGTAGAGGATGATGAATCTCTTTTGCTAGATTTAAAGCCATCATCCTAA